The genomic stretch AAGGGAGAAAATATGATGAGATGCCGTCCGATACCTGAGAATGAAATCTAATGAAGATCTGTGAAGGACTTTTCTTACCTGGTTGATTCTGTCTCCATGCATACCGCCTCGGTTGACTCTCCTGTTTGAAAAGGCATGTAAATTACAGTAAAGTAGCAAAATCTATACACAAGAAATTTGGGCGCCATTGGATAGAGCTGGCGTTACCTGTCCATCATCATGTCATCCGGAAAGCGGCTGCGGTCTCTGTGGTCAAAGTCTTGGTAGCGATCTTGGCGTCCCAAATCCGACCTTCCACAGCGATCATCCATGTTCATTCTCTTCATCTGCCAATCATCTTTCCTGTACATTTGAAAAAGGAAAGAGGATAAACCCAGACACTTTCCAAAAAGAAGCAGGTAGAGTTAGAAGTTGGTTGTGGAAACCTTGTCTTTTTCTGGTTTAGCAAATTTTTTGCAACCCTGCTCTATGTATACCTGCCATCCATGTCAAAAGGCCTCTTAAGGGAACGTCGGTCCTGTTCAAAGCGTAGCTGGTCCTGTTGTCGCCGCAGCTCCTCCCTCTCACGATGAATGCGCTCCTGTTCACGTCGCCGCTCAAACTCTATTCGGAGACGTTCGCGCTCCAGAAACTCGCGCTCCATGCGATCGGCATTCAGTCGCTGCTTCTCCACCTCCAGCCAATTGCGCTTCCTCATCaacctctccttctcctcccgctCCCTGAAGAGGCGGATACGCTCTCGCTCCGAACGGCTGTCACGGTCTCGCTCACTGCAATGTAATTTACAGGTAGAGAAATCAGTGAAAAAACTGCTCAATTGGTTTCTGAACAATACTAGATCAGGTTGATGGGAAGATGATGATGGGAGGCAGTAGTTACCCAGAGTGCCTGCGTCTCTCCACCTCTCTGATCTCTCGATCTCTCTGCCTTTGACGCTCCCTCTCTCGCTGCTCTTTGATCTGGTCAAAAGACAAAATGTCCTTCCTATCCTTGCTGGAGGACTTACGGTCACGACTCTTAGTGCTCTAAAACAGAAATTGGTGCGACACTTCAACAACACTTCCAAAAGCACAAGGCAGTTGGATTTAAAACAGCTCCAATTATGAAACATACTCGttctttgctttttgttttcaaGCTGATGACTGGCTCTCCTTTTGACTTATCCATCACGACAGTCCTCTCTCCTCCTGGCTCTGTAATGGCAGGAATGAACCATTAAGATCTGAACACCATAAGATACTACTTAAGGTATTAACATATGTGAATCCAAGCTAAAATTTGTACCTTTTCCATCAGAGCTTTCAGGCTTCTCCTCTTTGTTCTCAGATCTGTAAAAATGAATCCATATGATGAGACTAATACACTTATTTGGCATGCAGAGATGTCTTCAAAAACTATTGATCTACAACTTACTTTTCTGTTTTAGAGTCTGAAGAGTGTCTTCTGTCACTGCCAGTCTTTTTGGTATCACTTTTGTCAGCAGGCTTCTTTCCGGCAGGCTCGTTTTTAGCCTAAATATAAATACAGGTCAATCAACTGGCTTTGTGTCCACACTTTGCATCAATAATGTTGACAGCCACCCAACACTGATACAATACTTTATGCACCGGTGTAATTCATAATTGAAAGTGTAGAAATAAAGGCCCTTACATATTAGAGAAACCCTCTGCAAGTAAAGAAGATCCATTTCAAGTGAGAGTCAAGTcagtttgaaataaaacaaatcaaattaattgGCTTTCCAAATGTTGGAATTGTCATTGGTGAATGAGACACACCAACGAACACTTGCAGTAATTTCTGGTTTCCTCTAGCATGTTAGCACCTTAATAATAAACTAAACCAGGTACCCTTTCAACTGAAATCATCCGGCCGTGCAGCTCAGTTCTGTGCAGATGACTGATGCACTTTGTTGCCTCCTCAGTAGAGCACATGGTAACGAAGCCATAGCAGCGAGCACCTGGGCTTCGGGCGTTTGTTACTACTTTAGCACCAACAACCTGCAAGAAGTACGGGCATGTAATAATGGATCAGGACACGGTCTAACCTCAGTAAAACCAAACTTCCAATGTCTAGTTTTGCAAACCTTGCCATATTTGCTAAACAGATTCTTTAGATCTGTCGCTCTGGTGGTCGAAGAGAGTCCACTGACCCAGAGGTTCCTTCCGCTAGCAGCTGCGCTACCTTAACGGGCACATAATCAATTTAGAAAACTCCATAAACAATTTCTTGTTTAAAAGTAGTTCACCGGACTCCCACCTTTATCATCTTTCGAGTCAGGCTTGCTTGATGCATCCTCATCACTACTAGAGAAAAACAATACGGTATTATGAGAAATTGAATGGGCCGTTTAAAAGGGATTACCATTGTCGATAAACAAATACACAACTAGTGAGGACAAACAACCTCAAGCAATGAACAATGATTTGGATACTACAACTTAAATAGTCAAGTGAAGCccaattatgttaaaacataccTTGGAATAAGATGGCGAACCAAATTTTTGGTACATTACTTTTTGAAGGTAGAAAAGAAATGACAAAATGGTAGACGAAATGCGCAGTTGGTTACACCTCCCAAGAGCACCCATACTTGTTAAATAAGGAGCCAATGAAACAGAGAAAGCCATTGTTCTAGTAGACAGAAAACAACAAACCTCTTTTTCTGATCATCACCCTCTACAGAGGACTCTTTGACTTCTGAAGACTCAGCAGGTTCAGTCTTCTTGCATTCCTCGACCGCTTCTCCTTTAGATGCCCTTTCCGAATCAACTGCGCTTTCGATATCGCACAAATCTGTTTCGTTAGCATTAGCGGCCTTAGCAGAAGTGCTCTCAGTGTCCACCAAATTGTCCTGAATGTTTTCTTGGTCCTTGCTTATTGATTCAATTTCACTTTGCTTCGATTCATCAATGTCCTTTTCACAGGCGGATGATTCGGCTTCCAAATTGGTGGCCTCCTCGGTGTTAGTGAGGTCCTGCACATTGTCTTCCTCCTTGTGAGAATCCCAGACTGAAGATTTCTCGTCTTCAGTCCGCTCTTCCGTGGTGTCTTCCTTAAGTGGCTCTGATATACAAGACCCAGCTACTTTCTCAATTTCTACGGATTTAACAGGAATAGAATGGCACAGAGTTTAATCACTTCTGAGACATTGCAATGGTTATCGTGGAACTGGACTAGGACGTGGCCCTCTGCTGTCTCATACACAAACAAAGGCAAGCTACCCTGTGAAGAGACTGGAAAAACCAAAGCAAGAACAATCAACAAGCTTCCAGACAACAGGCCATTTCTTTTCAGTTCAACTGCACCCCAAATCAAAGGGCAAGCTGTTGCCTAGCGAAAGTCACAAGACCCACACCACATCCGAGTGTCCATCATCAACTTTATTACTTGAAGTGTCCGTGATATGGAAGCAGCAGCTTGTGCTGTCTTTACAGGAATTGTGTTTCTTTTGAAACAAGCAAATGGTCCATTAGTGAAATCTCCAATTAAGAGTCCTAAAGAGATTTTGCTTCAGCATGATCCAATTCTTCTCATCTTCTCTTTGTGGTCTTCTTTAGGCAACCTAGAAAAACTAAATTGCATCTGCAACAACCATTTAAGCCAACCTATGTGCTAACTAAAACAGATTACTGGCTCTTTGCATATCTGGACCTTTCAAAAAAGCATATATGACTATAAAGTGGTTCTAAATCAATATAAATGGCTAAATGTCTACTGACAGCAATGCATAAAGCCAGTAATCAACTTTGGATTTCCAGTCTCTCGTTCCTAAGTTACCTGATACATTTATACTAAAAGGACTTTAAGGCTTCACCCTGACCTTAAGAGCAATTCCAGGCAACCCCATACAGTACCTTTCTCACTTTTTGTGTCCTTGCATCCATGCTCACCATCATCCTCCTGCTAAAGATGGAAAataagttgaataaaaaaaaaaaacaacacccatcaggaaaaaaaaacaactctcaAAATTGTTGACTTACATACCTGACAAGACGCTTCCTGGTTCTCATTCACATTTGCGTCATTAAGATCCATTTCCTGAAAGCCAAAAGAAAGTGTCACACAATGTGCAATAAGAACAGAACAGCAGTATCAATGGCTAGTTTTAAAAACTTACATCAGATTTGCTCATGAAAACACCACAGACATCCTCCACGTCATGGTCATTTGCATCATCCTCCCTCAGGCTGCCCGTGTTCGCTTCGTGCGACAATGTGTCTAGAACCTCTTCGTCATATTCATCTCCATCAGGCCCATCTCCATTGCCCATATCAGCTTCATCTAGGACATTCATGTCCATAATATCCATCTCATGTATGTTCTCTGGAAAAGCATCCGGGTCCTCCTAAAGGAAGTAATGGCGGCTCTTAGTTTTGATAAACCTATGCAAAATAACCCAACCCAGTTACATAGATCACACCCATGAACAAATTTATATGACGAAGCACCTGGCCATCAACAGAGTCCTCCTCAAGGTTGCAATCATCAGGTTCATCCTGTCTCTTTCCTACAGAGCGAAACcgaaaaatatgttttcagacttAAACTTGAAGCAAGTTTTGTCTAGATTTGTGAACATGATAATgtagaaaatgagaaaaaaaatactaataatactaatattatatatatatatatatatatacacacacacacacttttacctTTTGGAGTTCGCCGAGGTGTTTTTTTAGGAGTTATCTCTAGGTGTACGGTGATCTCATCTGGATTCCCGCCCTCTTCTTCGATGGCCTAAAAATGAAAGTATGATTTATAGTCAAATACAAGCATAAACGTCACCCGTCTGCCTACTGTTTACAGTTTCACAACAATCCATAATTCTTTTACAATGACAACCTACACTTTGCACTTGCGAAATGACACATCACGCAAGCATTGAAttcaaaacatcctgcaaagcaAGTTAGATGTCAGTAACATCCAGACAGTTGTGTGCCTCTCCAGCCAGCAAGGCAAGACAGACCTACCTATTTGGAAgtcgtgtttttttttatctgttattttttgctattacttggaataaatgaatatatttatgaCAGCTTCCTTCAGCTGGCCTTTATTAAGCTACAAGTATGCCTTGGCAATGTGTTCCCTACAACTCCTGTTGCAAggaagtaaattaaaaatatatattattgtgaaTAAGTTCTTTTGAATCTATTCTTTAATATGATATAGCCTAGGTTTTAAGGAGGTTTATCCATACTTAAGTATTCAAATGGCTGTGATGCCGACTGATTGGTTGCTGCTGCTTCTGGTCCAGTCAGCTGCTATTAAGCTGCAGGTTTTAATAATTCTACTCTTACtgcaattttaataattaatgtattcttAGGAATCTACTCTTTCGTATCATTGACATTTTAAGAGAGGTTTGTCCAGATTAAAGTAGCCAAATAACTGTGATCCCCGATTCAGTCCAGCCAGCTGTTATTGAGCTCCTAGTTTAATGTGTCTCCTATTGTTTTTATAGTCTATGGTCTCCTATCACTCTCTCTGCAAGGAAATATATTATTGCATGATTATGAATTTCCTTTTTGGGGTCCGTTCTTTTAAATGATTGACATTTTAGGGAGGTAGTAATATGAAcatactaatataatatatatatatatatatatatatatatatatatatatatatatatatatatatatatatatatattatatatataaccttATTCATTTGACAAATTAACACCAGTAATTCAATGCATCAGCAAAATCAGAGAACGAATCGCTTATAAAGAACACATGTACCGTTACTCCAGTAAACATCCACCCCAGTATGCATGCAAAGCAAGTTTAATCCAATATATAGCAGGGAGTTGTAAAAATGCTTAGACATGTTTAAATCTGGTGTTATATCTCTTGCCTTTTTGAGTCTTTCTGAAAGAAGGCTCTTGTTGCCGCTGATGTCGAGATTACGGcgcttcagctcggccttcaaatCGATCACTCTCAGCTCCGATAATTTACGAACCCCCGCCTCCACAGGCCCCATGTCTGGTGTGGACGATTCTGACATGTTTTCAGGATGTAAGAACGTTACGATGGAAGCAGAAGGACGAGCCTATCTCTCTACCCCGCGCACACTCACCGAATTTTAGACAGAGTGCGATAAACAGCGATTCTCAGTCAAAACAAAATGGCCACTAGCGTCCTGCGCATGCGTCTGCCTTGTGATTTTAGGCGCATGCGCGGAAGCGTCAGCATGGTCAAGGTCCGTTTGACGGGGCGCGGGAACCTGTGTTGTACAAGAAGGTTTTTGCGAATAAGATACATTACAGGTGGGAATGGGAATCcaatattatacaaaaatagtCTATTTAGTCAGTTATTGATACAATTTTACATCAGCTGATGtgtgatgataatatttaaaggtGCAGGAACTTGTTTGTAATATTTTGCCTGTCCAAAAATAATGTTACTTGGTCTTTTCGTGAGTAAAAGACATTATGAGTAGCAGATTATAATTACACAAGTCAAGGTCACCTAACATACTGGGTACTGATATATTTTAGAGGGTAAAAACATAGTGTAGGCCTATATGACTTGCATATTTGTATcaattacaattcaaaatgtttGGAAAGACTGGTTTGTCAGGAGCATGGGAATTGCTGGGGGATTAGTTTTTGGTAATTTGTTTTATTGCTAGATATGTATTTTGTTTAGTATGTTGAAATTCAGGCGATAGATGCATTACAATCATTACCACAGATAGAATCATTTGTGGTGTAGtttaatgaagaagaaaaaaacgaaGACAAATAGGataatttaatgcatttgcaAATAAGATAACTGTAAACTGTAAGAGTACACCAACTTTCTCAGTTATATTACATTCACAAGCCCCTGTAACATGGCAGTcagggtgatatatatatatatatcacactgtACCATACACTGATGCACAGCTTTGAACACTTTCCTGCTAAATGGAAGTAGGTAAGTTGCTAAATTTAAATGGGAGCTCCTGAGAAGAGGCGCTAGGCAAACTCTTGATGGCGGGAGGTTCTTCGGATTCAAGGAACTCAGGACATGTGGTTTCCTCTGGTTCATTCTTTAAGCTAGCAAATGTGGGTGATTCCATGGGTCCTTGATAGCAGGACCATGATGTGGATTCAGATCTGATGGAGAACGGGTTTACGTCGGGCAGGTTAGCTCTGAAGCTTTCACTGAAGGATGAAGAATCCATAATACTGGAGATTTGTCGGTcagaggaggaggtgggagaaagTCGTGGCTCATGGAGGTTGAGTTTTGACACTAATGGTTTGCCTACACTGACTCTTTGCTCTTCCAAGACCTCTTCATCCAGATTAGTATACTTGTAGTGTAGACAAACAGTGAACGAGAGCTCTTTCTGCAAGGGGGAAAACAAGATATGCCTTTATAATACACATGCTTCATAAgcaatacattaaatatacagGGATTGGAAAAAATATTGTGAACACCCATTATTATACGGGTTAATAAAATGTGTGTAGGCCACAGTGAAAAACAAACGTTGATTATCTTTTATTTTCAGTGTCAATACAAGCACTCATTGAAGTGATTTGCCAGACTTCCAAAAAGGACAAGTCATTGAAGCCTGTTTAACAGGAACATCCATTACCTTAACTGCCCAATTTGTTCAGTGTTTTAGGAACAGCAGTCTTTACAATTCTGACTACATACCAAAGCATGGCAAGATTCTGTCGGCAAAGAAGAGTAGCAGGCGAAAACCGAAAAGTGGATATTATTGGCAGTCGAACACTATGAATGATTGTGTCCATCAACACAGAACTACTGCTGCAAAATGACCTCAATAGTCACCTTAAATACCCAGATTCCACAATTACTGaccacagagaacttcacaaagcCAACATCCATGAAAGAGCTGTACCTGCTCAAATTTTAATCACCAATGCTGGTGTGATCTTAAAACTTCAACATTGAAGTTGATTTGCTGAAAATCACCTGTCTTGAATATTACCAAACCACTGTGAACAGTCTGGAGAGAAGAATGAGAAGCAGGATCTATTCTTCAAGTTCTGATAGATGACATTCCACTAGAGACTATTTAAAAGTTGTGTGAATCTATTCTATGAAGGATGGAAGCTGTATTAAAGGCACATAGTGGTAAAACACCTTAAAGGCAAGGTAGGTGTTTtgcttcaaaaacatttttttgttataatggttgaaagtctcttcacatcctgcAATCAAaaggtctaaatgtatttatattcatttatattctcTGTGGAAGGGATAGGACCATAAAAAGTTCATCCAATCAGATTCTTCGATCCAGagatccaaacaacttttgtatttgGATACCTCTGTGCACCGTTAACGCAGACATGATACGTCATCAGCATCTTCCGTTACGCTATTGCAGACAGAGCAAGAATGGAAggcattattattgtaatattatacacTTTgtttgaactgtaatgtttttctCAACTGTAAATGAGACAATAGGTAATCTGACAGCATTACATTCAACTCTCCACCAGCACTGTCTCTCATTGTGTCGATGGTTAGCCAGCGGACTAAATAAATGCGCTGGTATGTTTTGGAAGATCTGTGACTTTGCAGCGATTATCCAGGGAGGGTGGGATCTTGCTTTCATAGTTAACTTGTTATTGCTAGCCTTTCCGAAATCACCTACGCtacctttaataaataaatattgtctaTTTCCAGGTGTTCCCTCATTTCGACCAACTCCTGTATTATACTGTGCACATACTGTACCTTGAGCCTTTGCAGGGCACTAATACGAGTGAAGAGCTGGGGCTGTTCCAGAGGCAGTAGATCATCCATGGACAGTAGTAAGCTGCCAGCCTCGAGAAGACTCTCCTGATTGCTGTGCTTCAGGTCTACTTCAGGACCCTGAAATGATATCATTGTCAAAACTGACTACAGAAGATCCACCAAGTTAAAGCAGGCCATGACAAGGTAATGTATTTCATTAATAGGAaagcatttaaagggatactcaaccccaaaatgaagattttgtcataaatcacttaaccccatgttGTTCTAAACTAGGGGTTGCGCGACTACTGATTTCTGCTAGTCgatttcttatataaaaaaaatactcgaCTACTCATTGTTCATGCTACTATAAATTTAAAGACATGAAATAGTTCTTGTCAATAAACGCTTCTTAAttcatagccttatgcaacaattacatatataaattgtaaaaactttataattatgacattaaatataaaaaaatgtatgaaacaaACAGCCAGTATTTGTTTCTGTAACAATTACAGCATTTttcgtatctgcattcggatacaatgtcgtacagttacttgataagaccgttatgactttttttcatagttatctctgaacaagtatgtcgtcttaaactataataattataatttaaaaaaatatatatatttataatgcaagcagagagatgtcatgacaaacgtttagggATCATTTGAACCtgactgaatcaattcaatgcgcacatAAGCGTTATGCAAACCAGTAAAACATAAAGATGAAAACATGTAGGCtaaatagaaaatgtatct from Carassius gibelio isolate Cgi1373 ecotype wild population from Czech Republic chromosome A22, carGib1.2-hapl.c, whole genome shotgun sequence encodes the following:
- the LOC127943123 gene encoding scaffold attachment factor B2 isoform X1 — protein: MSESSTPDMGPVEAGVRKLSELRVIDLKAELKRRNLDISGNKSLLSERLKKAIEEEGGNPDEITVHLEITPKKTPRRTPKGKRQDEPDDCNLEEDSVDGQEDPDAFPENIHEMDIMDMNVLDEADMGNGDGPDGDEYDEEVLDTLSHEANTGSLREDDANDHDVEDVCGVFMSKSDEMDLNDANVNENQEASCQQEDDGEHGCKDTKSEKEIEKVAGSCISEPLKEDTTEERTEDEKSSVWDSHKEEDNVQDLTNTEEATNLEAESSACEKDIDESKQSEIESISKDQENIQDNLVDTESTSAKAANANETDLCDIESAVDSERASKGEAVEECKKTEPAESSEVKESSVEGDDQKKSSDEDASSKPDSKDDKGSAAASGRNLWVSGLSSTTRATDLKNLFSKYGKVVGAKVVTNARSPGARCYGFVTMCSTEEATKCISHLHRTELHGRMISVERAKNEPAGKKPADKSDTKKTGSDRRHSSDSKTEKSENKEEKPESSDGKEPGGERTVVMDKSKGEPVISLKTKSKERSTKSRDRKSSSKDRKDILSFDQIKEQRERERQRQRDREIREVERRRHSGERDRDSRSERERIRLFREREEKERLMRKRNWLEVEKQRLNADRMEREFLERERLRIEFERRREQERIHREREELRRQQDQLRFEQDRRSLKRPFDMDGRKDDWQMKRMNMDDRCGRSDLGRQDRYQDFDHRDRSRFPDDMMMDRRVNRGGMHGDRINQHFSDRDRHGRDNRDNWAGSFDKRGMNPSRPVPGGRDNRDWEPGRKMDGDRNWQGADRGVPGQSHIARGGMASRGGYIQTGTSQSLSGTLNRPNQMMQGSGMQGGGAFGRRY
- the LOC127943123 gene encoding scaffold attachment factor B2 isoform X3, with the translated sequence MSESSTPDMGPVEAGVRKLSELRVIDLKAELKRRNLDISGNKSLLSERLKKAIEEEGGNPDEITVHLEITPKKTPRRTPKGKRQDEPDDCNLEEDSVDGQEDPDAFPENIHEMDIMDMNVLDEADMGNGDGPDGDEYDEEVLDTLSHEANTGSLREDDANDHDVEDVCGVFMSKSDEMDLNDANVNENQEASCQQEDDGEHGCKDTKSEKEIEKVAGSCISEPLKEDTTEERTEDEKSSVWDSHKEEDNVQDLTNTEEATNLEAESSACEKDIDESKQSEIESISKDQENIQDNLVDTESTSAKAANANETDLCDIESAVDSERASKGEAVEECKKTEPAESSEVKESSVEGDDQKKSDEDASSKPDSKDDKGSAAASGRNLWVSGLSSTTRATDLKNLFSKYGKVVGAKVVTNARSPGARCYGFVTMCSTEEATKCISHLHRTELHGRMISVERAKNEPAGKKPADKSDTKKTGSDRRHSSDSKTEKSENKEEKPESSDGKEPGGERTVVMDKSKGEPVISLKTKSKERSTKSRDRKSSSKDRKDILSFDQIKEQRERERQRQRDREIREVERRRHSGERDRDSRSERERIRLFREREEKERLMRKRNWLEVEKQRLNADRMEREFLERERLRIEFERRREQERIHREREELRRQQDQLRFEQDRRSLKRPFDMDGRKDDWQMKRMNMDDRCGRSDLGRQDRYQDFDHRDRSRFPDDMMMDRRVNRGGMHGDRINQHFSDRDRHGRDNRDNWAGSFDKRGMNPSRPVPGGRDNRDWEPGRKMDGDRNWQGADRGVPGQSHIARGGMASRGGYIQTGTSQSLSGTLNRPNQMMQGSGMQGGGAFGRRY
- the LOC127943123 gene encoding scaffold attachment factor B2 isoform X2 codes for the protein MSESSTPDMGPVEAGVRKLSELRVIDLKAELKRRNLDISGNKSLLSERLKKAIEEEGGNPDEITVHLEITPKKTPRRTPKGKRQDEPDDCNLEEDSVDGQEDPDAFPENIHEMDIMDMNVLDEADMGNGDGPDGDEYDEEVLDTLSHEANTGSLREDDANDHDVEDVCGVFMSKSDEMDLNDANVNENQEASCQEDDGEHGCKDTKSEKEIEKVAGSCISEPLKEDTTEERTEDEKSSVWDSHKEEDNVQDLTNTEEATNLEAESSACEKDIDESKQSEIESISKDQENIQDNLVDTESTSAKAANANETDLCDIESAVDSERASKGEAVEECKKTEPAESSEVKESSVEGDDQKKSSDEDASSKPDSKDDKGSAAASGRNLWVSGLSSTTRATDLKNLFSKYGKVVGAKVVTNARSPGARCYGFVTMCSTEEATKCISHLHRTELHGRMISVERAKNEPAGKKPADKSDTKKTGSDRRHSSDSKTEKSENKEEKPESSDGKEPGGERTVVMDKSKGEPVISLKTKSKERSTKSRDRKSSSKDRKDILSFDQIKEQRERERQRQRDREIREVERRRHSGERDRDSRSERERIRLFREREEKERLMRKRNWLEVEKQRLNADRMEREFLERERLRIEFERRREQERIHREREELRRQQDQLRFEQDRRSLKRPFDMDGRKDDWQMKRMNMDDRCGRSDLGRQDRYQDFDHRDRSRFPDDMMMDRRVNRGGMHGDRINQHFSDRDRHGRDNRDNWAGSFDKRGMNPSRPVPGGRDNRDWEPGRKMDGDRNWQGADRGVPGQSHIARGGMASRGGYIQTGTSQSLSGTLNRPNQMMQGSGMQGGGAFGRRY